The Flavobacterium jumunjinense genome includes a region encoding these proteins:
- a CDS encoding IS3 family transposase (programmed frameshift), with product MERKVKYSYAFKLECVELVLKKHYSNLYVSKLKGPDESNIRKWIRFYKSYGKEGLLPRRNQSYSADFKLKVLKTIEKESLSLIDTCLKFNIPDLAIIVKWKKDFVNFGFEGLQPKIKGRPRSMNFKSKKSKSAKPLTREEELLKENEALRCENDYLKKLQGLNSGGRKSQQALVIMELRHKYDLKVLLNYTNMARSSFYYHQKQSKLSDKYRVVKELIKSIYHKHKGRYGYRRVTDELQNKGIIINHKTVFRLMKLLGLKSVIRVKKYRSYKGEHGKIAPNILERNFKATAPNQKWATDVTEFNVSGKKLYLSPIIDLFNQEIISYELTERPVFNQVVMMLKKAFKKIPNKTNLILHSDQGWQYQMKHYQYLLKQKGITQSMSRKANCLDNAIIENFFGILKSELFYLKKYKSIEELKKEIIEYISYYNNERIKSNLNKMSPIKYRAHYYQN from the exons ATGGAAAGAAAAGTCAAGTATTCTTATGCATTTAAGTTAGAATGTGTTGAATTAGTATTAAAGAAACATTATTCAAATTTATATGTTTCAAAGTTAAAAGGTCCAGACGAATCTAATATTCGTAAGTGGATTAGATTTTATAAAAGCTATGGGAAAGAGGGTTTATTGCCCAGGAGAAATCAAAGTTATTCAGCTGATTTTAAGCTAAAAGTATTAAAAACTATAGAAAAGGAATCACTTTCATTAATAGATACTTGTTTAAAGTTTAATATTCCTGATTTAGCTATTATTGTAAAATGGAAAAAAGATTTTGTTAACTTTGGTTTTGAAGGACTACAACCAAAAATTAAAGGAAGACCAAGATCTATGAATTTTAAAAGCAAAAAAAGCAAATCAGCTAAGCCACTAACCAGAGAAGAAGAACTTCTTAAGGAAAATGAAGCATTACGTTGTGAGAATGATTATTTAAAAAAGTTACAAG GCCTTAATTCAGGCGGAAGAAAGAGCCAACAAGCGCTAGTCATAATGGAATTAAGGCATAAATATGATTTAAAAGTACTTTTAAATTATACAAATATGGCAAGAAGTAGTTTTTATTATCATCAAAAACAAAGTAAATTAAGTGATAAATATAGAGTAGTTAAAGAACTAATTAAATCGATTTATCACAAACATAAAGGTCGTTATGGTTATCGAAGAGTAACTGATGAACTTCAAAATAAAGGAATAATTATTAATCATAAAACAGTTTTCAGGTTAATGAAATTATTAGGATTAAAAAGCGTCATTAGAGTTAAAAAGTATAGATCATATAAAGGAGAGCATGGTAAAATAGCTCCTAATATTTTAGAAAGAAATTTTAAAGCAACAGCACCAAATCAAAAATGGGCAACTGATGTTACCGAGTTTAATGTCTCTGGAAAGAAGCTATATTTATCACCGATAATTGACTTATTTAATCAAGAAATTATTAGTTATGAGTTAACAGAACGACCTGTATTTAATCAGGTAGTTATGATGCTTAAAAAAGCATTTAAGAAAATACCAAATAAGACTAATTTAATTTTACACTCTGACCAAGGTTGGCAATATCAAATGAAGCACTATCAATATTTATTGAAACAAAAAGGGATTACACAAAGTATGTCTAGAAAAGCAAATTGTTTAGACAATGCCATTATTGAAAACTTCTTTGGAATATTAAAATCAGAGCTGTTTTATCTAAAAAAATACAAGTCTATTGAAGAATTAAAAAAGGAGATAATAGAATATATAAGTTATTATAATAATGAAAGAATTAAATCAAATTTAAACAAAATGAGCCCGATAAAATATCGAGCTCATTATTATCAAAATTAA
- a CDS encoding serine hydrolase domain-containing protein, producing the protein MKRITCLLIATLFLSCNSNENDTYEDAMYFPPNNSTTWETKTIVSIGGNQSNTQELLDYLELKNTKGFIILHNGKIVMENYFNGHTITTPWYWASAGKTLTSTLTGIAEQEGFINTNNKVSDYIGNNWTSASLAKENLISCKNLLTMTSGLNDDLGDDVSPTNLQYQSDAGTRWAYHNVYVKLQDVVAVATNQSWESYFNSKLKNPIGMSGSWIQNGDFSVYWSTTRSMARFGLLALNKGNWNGTQILNTNFFNNATTTSQSINLSYGYLWWLNGKSSYHLPQSQFEFQGNLIPNAPADMFCALGKDDQKIYVVPSQKLVIVRMGNAADGSNFALSTFDNILWQKINAVISWD; encoded by the coding sequence ATGAAACGTATAACTTGCTTATTAATAGCCACTTTATTTTTAAGTTGTAATTCTAATGAAAATGACACTTACGAAGACGCTATGTATTTCCCTCCTAATAACAGTACAACTTGGGAAACAAAAACGATAGTCAGTATTGGTGGAAATCAAAGCAATACTCAAGAATTATTAGACTATTTAGAACTAAAAAACACTAAAGGTTTTATTATTCTTCATAATGGAAAAATTGTGATGGAAAATTATTTCAATGGACATACAATTACGACTCCATGGTATTGGGCAAGTGCAGGAAAAACGTTAACTTCAACTTTGACGGGAATTGCGGAACAAGAAGGCTTCATTAATACAAACAACAAGGTTTCAGATTATATTGGAAATAATTGGACAAGTGCTTCTTTAGCAAAAGAAAATTTAATAAGCTGTAAAAATCTTTTAACCATGACTTCTGGTTTAAATGATGATTTAGGAGATGATGTTTCGCCTACAAACTTGCAATATCAATCCGATGCAGGAACACGTTGGGCCTATCATAATGTTTATGTAAAACTTCAAGATGTTGTTGCTGTCGCTACAAATCAAAGTTGGGAAAGTTATTTTAATTCGAAATTAAAAAATCCAATTGGAATGTCGGGAAGTTGGATACAAAATGGTGATTTTAGTGTGTATTGGAGTACAACAAGAAGCATGGCACGATTTGGTTTATTGGCTTTAAACAAAGGAAACTGGAATGGTACGCAAATACTCAATACCAACTTTTTCAATAATGCCACAACAACTTCTCAGTCCATTAATTTATCTTATGGTTATTTATGGTGGCTAAACGGGAAATCTTCGTATCATTTACCACAATCTCAATTTGAGTTTCAAGGCAATTTAATTCCAAATGCTCCTGCTGATATGTTTTGCGCTTTAGGAAAAGACGACCAAAAAATTTATGTCGTTCCTAGTCAAAAACTTGTTATAGTCAGAATGGGAAATGCTGCAGATGGATCTAATTTTGCCTTATCTACTTTTGATAATATACTTTGGCAAAAAATTAATGCGGTTATCTCTTGGGATTAA